In a genomic window of Sandaracinaceae bacterium:
- a CDS encoding HEAT repeat domain-containing protein, translating into MRRLSPRTLPFLVALCLALLVLVGAAGARVSSREYLEQQLVTSTDFRNRTQAALALGRLADARSRAPLERALASDSNPAVRAAAALSLGKLRDRRAIPALRRASRDEAASVRRQAEAAIAEIDTPAGPGAAPAGVSTPGAVPAPAINWRTVRHVVAVGEVSNASTVPGPRLVAPLRSAVLTGLATVEGVAPFASSSEIGQDATQEIARRRLPRFRIDAVLSTVQRTEQNGQVRMRCGVNLTLYEEASRNVLGMLTGSATAAEPAGQGRDQDARMTNAALNAAVRSALTTARAALDRASRR; encoded by the coding sequence ATGCGCCGTCTCTCCCCCCGAACGCTGCCCTTCCTCGTCGCGCTCTGCTTGGCGCTGCTCGTCCTCGTCGGCGCAGCCGGTGCGCGCGTCTCGTCGCGTGAGTACCTCGAGCAGCAGCTCGTGACGTCCACGGACTTCCGTAACCGCACTCAAGCCGCGCTGGCGCTCGGTCGCCTGGCGGACGCCCGCAGCCGTGCCCCGCTCGAGCGTGCGCTCGCCTCCGACAGCAACCCGGCGGTGCGCGCCGCGGCGGCCCTGTCGCTGGGCAAGCTGCGCGACCGGCGGGCCATCCCGGCGCTGCGGCGTGCGTCACGCGACGAGGCGGCGTCGGTCCGACGTCAGGCGGAGGCGGCCATCGCCGAGATAGACACGCCTGCCGGCCCAGGCGCGGCCCCCGCGGGCGTCAGCACCCCGGGGGCAGTGCCAGCGCCCGCCATCAACTGGCGCACGGTCCGCCACGTGGTCGCCGTGGGTGAGGTCAGCAACGCCTCCACCGTCCCAGGGCCACGCCTGGTTGCGCCGCTCCGCTCGGCGGTGCTGACGGGGCTGGCCACGGTGGAGGGCGTCGCGCCTTTTGCCAGCAGCAGCGAGATTGGGCAGGACGCCACCCAAGAGATCGCCCGCCGTCGGCTCCCGCGCTTTCGCATCGACGCGGTCTTGAGCACCGTGCAGCGCACCGAGCAGAACGGCCAAGTGCGCATGCGCTGTGGCGTGAACCTCACCCTCTACGAGGAGGCATCGCGCAACGTGCTCGGCATGCTGACGGGCTCCGCGACGGCGGCCGAGCCGGCGGGGCAAGGGCGTGACCAGGACGCTCGCATGACGAACGCCGCGCTCAACGCGGCCGTGCGGTCGGCCCTCACCACCGCACGTGCGGCGCTCGACCGGGCCAGCCGGCGCTGA